DNA sequence from the Larus michahellis chromosome Z, bLarMic1.1, whole genome shotgun sequence genome:
ATTGATATTTCACATACTTCATAGAAATAAAGAGCTTGTAACGTTAGCAGGAAGTCTGTTTGAAGAAAAGCGATATTCTTCAGATTAAAGTCAATAAAATCATGCAAATACACCGGCCATATGTTTCCCCGAATGCCACGTTGCGCTTTTTAAACTTTAACATCTGAACTTGTTTGCTCTTCCCAGTATGAGAACGGCCTGCAATATTAATTGGCGTTAGTGTTACACACCAATTCGGACTGCTGCACTGGCATGAAGTATTAAAATGTCTTCAATAGAAAGTGGAAAATTGAATTAAAATGGATTACGGAGAGATACAGCAGCTCCAATTTGCTAGAACCCCTAGGTCACGAAAAGATTTCAATTGCCTGTGAACCCCATTTTGTTACGTTTGCTGAAAATCGGAGTCACTGCTCGGCTCGAACACACGCatttaggctttaaaaaaattaaaaagaggaaaacataagTCAAAGTAGTTACCGAGGTCTTTCAGCTTCTGTACGTTGAGTTTACCGGTCCGGGGCTTTTCTTCCACCACGAAGCCAAAGGAAGGAATGCGGTGAAATAGGCGAAACGCTTTCAGAACCAGCTGCTCATCCTCAACCAGCAAGTAAGAGTTTTCCAGGGGATCCAGGTGGAGGATTCTCCCTTGTGCTCCCTGGGGAAACACCTCACCTCTGTCCAAGTAAGAAAACTCCTTAAATTCTTCTGCGGGGCACTGGTCCCGCGTAGGTACCAGTTCATGAACGGTGTAGGGAAAGAGAAGTTGCGAGTGGGAGAGCTCCATGCTCCTCCAGATGAAGTTTCGCAGTCCTACTGGTCCATAAATATCAACAGGCGGTTTGTTTGGGTCGGGGCTGCTTTGGAGGCTAATTGTACACAGCAGGCCAGGAAGTCCAAAAAAGTGGTCACCGTGAAGATGAGTTATGAAAATCTTGGTAATTCTGCCTAGCGAttagaacaggaaaagaaaaacaaaccaggaaaagacaagaaaataaatcaacacCGTAACAACTCAGAAATAATCGCTTTTTGGCAAGAAGTAGGAaataaggaaggaaggagggaaattaaaataaaactagcGTTTAAGCAATAAATCCCAAGCCATAACGTAATTGTTTTCCCACGGTAGCAATAAGTGTCCACACAAGGTTTATTTTGGCTTGATTTGTCAAGAAAAGAATGCTCAGACAAAAGTTTTAGATGCTTCTAAGCAAAACGTGCTACAAGCACGGAACAGAACTGACTGGTGACATCTGTCATACTAAAAGGCAAAGAAGGGCCGGAAAGTGGTTGTGCTTTCATAAATTACGTGGAACCTGTAGACTAATGAGAAACATAAAAGTGGAATTTGTGTCGTTTCTAGTTTTGAGTCTAGCACATGACGtgatcacaattaaaaaaaaaaaagcatccagttttgattttgaagttttttaaaaagcaagaaccCCGTGGTTCCTGACTGGTTTGTTTTGAACAGATGAAATATTGCACTTAAAGATTTGGGCTTTGTTTCACATCTGAGTTTGTCTCACTTCAGCTCCCCGGCACCGGGCCCTGCCCTTGCTAGATTAAAAAAGCCCAGAATTTTCTCTCCTTACAAACACGTGTACTTTGATCAGGCTGCCTCAAGTCTCCTCTGCGAGCTGAGTTCCTGCTTCCTCGTGCTAAGGCATTTTCTCCAGCATCTGTTCGGAGCGGGCGATAGGAAGGGCAGAATCCCTTTGTTTTGATTGAAGAACAATTTAGTAAAAACTAGTCTAGTCACTTGGTCTGACGGCTTCAGATTTTGGAGGGGCAGGAGGATGGTTTTCTGTTTATAACTGATAATTCCATCGTTAAAACTTGGAAGTCCAAAGTCTGCTCTTGCCACTGTAGACTGTAAAAGCACAGCGACCGATGGTAACTCTGGTTTCTACTTTATTTGCCAAAACGTAAAAGTCACCACGAATACATGCAACTttacttgaaaacaaaagcataataTTTATTGACAGAAGACTGGCAGGAGGTGTTGTCTAGAGCTGCCTTCAGACGAATACAAACTCTGCCAGTTTAAAGCTGCTCTGTGGTCCACGTTTGAAATTACAAAGCCCAAGAAATTAATTCAGGAGAGTTTGGTTCCCGAACACAATTCTTTACCAAAGGGCAATCGAGGATTACTGCATGGCAGGTTCAGCAACTGCCACCCATACACGGCACCTTCAGATGCTCAGGCATGTTTAGCATGTATTCAAATACCGTCAGCACGAGGACAAAGTATTTTGTTTAGATCTCATGAaacttttcccctcccctcatcACAATACCTCCCAACAGCACAAACCTGCTCTGAGATGGCTCTTCATGAATTGTGTTTGAGTTCCCTCTCCACAGTCGAAGAGCCAGCACTCTCCTTCCTGGCGAAGCACTAACGCCGACGCTCCTCTTGTTGGCGAGGGATAGGCTGAGCCTGTGCCGAGGAAAGTTATGTCCATCGACATTTTGAATACGTCGGTATGCCacctgaaaaaaagagatttggaGCTGCTGAACATACGTATTTATGCTGGGAAAGAAACGTTTTCGCTTTCCCTCACGGCATACTATGTACTTTGTGAGGATCAAATTCCCCttgccttaaaaaataaaaataaaacctccccGAAGTAGGACGTGACTTTCAGACAACATAATATTTGCAAGCAGcacatttcttttttatgtcaaCGGAAGGTTGCAAACACACAGCCCAAACAGAAGACCTTTGTTCGTCACCTAAAAAAATTGCCCTATCCAGCTGGAAATGCTCTAATCTTTAAACCCACTATTAGTTCTTTCTTCTTCACTTTATTTAAACTTTGAATTTTCCTGCACGTGCTTTCCTCTAACAGCCTTTTCAGAATGACTAACACCGGACAGCCCCTGCTGACGCTCAAACGCCGTTACTGGACGTCAGGGTGGGCAGCCCAGCGCCGCAGAGCGGGAAGATTCGCTCCCCTCAAAACAACTTCAGGGACCGCGAGAGGCTGGAGCGACGGGACGTGCTTCGCCTTTGCAACGGCACCCTTGAAAGCCATCCGTGTTTTACCTCTCGTCAGTGTTAAGTGAAAAATTAACCACTACCAGACGTTTACATGGCCTGAAGGCTGCGTGACAGATCACGGGACACTCCTGCAGCAGGAGGATCTATGGGATGAGCTGCCATACCCTCGTTGTTCACGTATCCGGATGCGGAGCCCGGCTGGCCGGCAGGAGCAGGACGACCTTGGGAAAGCTGCGTTAGGAGCAAAACGTCCAACCACACCACTCCGACGCCGTCTCGGGCTGTGCCTTCTCCAGCCTCAGTCTTCCCACACCTTGTTCCTACCTCCTTTTCAGACGTTATTTCCACCTCATTTCAGCCTCCGGGTGCCTCAACAGCTTCAGATACCTTTCAAGCAAAAGAATTACCGATTTTTCACGTTTAGTTGCTTTCAGAGGAGGTGCCACAGCTCTCCGAAGGAGAGCAGCCCTCCTCCCTGGTGCCCTCCCGAGCACACCAAGGTGCAACACGTAATTACCTGATAAATGCCATCATCGCACCCcctaaaaaagcagaaataaacatttgGCTTCCTTTTCCTCAGCGTAAAAGCAGATTAGCACCTTCCCGGATGACTGGTCTCGCAGTAACTCCCCGGGTTTGCGTCCCGGGGCCGGGACGCGGGGCCAGGCCAGGCCTCGCCCCTCCCGCGGCACCTCACGGGCCGCGCCGGGCCttgccccgccgcctccgcccgccgctccccgggaGGGCTTGCGGGGAAgggcccgcggcggggccggggggagccgagGCCGCTGGGCCGCGGGGAAGGGAGGCGGCTCCGGGGTTTGGTCAGAAAATAAGGCCCAGGCCCGGCCCGGGTTCCCTCCCCCGGGCGGCGGCAGGCGGAGCCCGGCCCGGTCCCCGCCGCCTCAGCGCCCTCACGGGCCGGGAAGAGCCGCGGcgacggcggggccggggcctgcgGAGGGCCCGGGGCCAGGCCGGCCTGAGGGGACCCCGCTATAACTAACGTCGGTGCTTGCGGCAACTCGGTAGAGCTCAAGCCTTATTTtggtaattctttttttttccgccGGAATAAAGAAAATCAAACGTGGTTTAGGCAAAGGGAATGCATTTTACTAAGAAAATAGAAGACCAGAACACGCATTTCCATAGAGTTACAACATTataaaggagggaaaataaaaccccaaccagttcacatttaaatgcaattttagttTCAGCTGAGCAACGACCCTCCCAGGTACAAACCCGGACAGATTGAGCCAGAGCTGTTCTCAGCAGTGCTCCAGCAAACTTAACGTTTATTTGTTTAAGGTAGATATGGTTAAGATAGAAATAAATGTACGTTATTTTGACACTTTATTCCTTGACAAAATGCTTCTGTAGTCctaaaagtgtttttatttccatttccattagAAAGGAACTACAGGATGGGTAAGTCAAAGCCGAAGCCGCTGGCAGAGCCCCGTCCCGCCCAGGGGAGCGCAGACGCCGATGGGGGAGAGCTTTTGACACCACCTGCAGCCACGGTCCAATCCTGCCACCAGGTACCGGATTCCCCGGGCACCGTCTGGCTGCTGGCACGTCTCCCAGCGGAGCAGAGGAACGCTGAATTTCAGCCAGAACATCTGCAGGCATTCCGATGCCATGGTGATGGGTATTTCGGGAGTAGGTAGGTAGGTCAAGGTAGATGCGCACAGAATTAGATGTCCCTTCACCGGCGGCAACGGAGTTACATTGCTCAAGTTCAGCTGTCAAGCGGGTACAATTAGAGCTTCGCTCTAGATTTTCTCCTTGCTCCAGTATTCAATGTAACACCGGTCCCTGACTGTTGCATACGGCTGTTATGAAACGGGACAGCAGTACACATCATCTCAAAGAGTCCCAAAATAACAGTGGTTTTCTTAAACTCAGGAATAGCATTGATAGCCGAGACAGAATGGGAGTCCAAACCGTGCTGTTCCTGCGGTCCGACCCCAGAGTCTCATACACACCTTTTATCCCAGTAACAGCGGTGCTCAAACCTGCACCTTTGAAGTCCAGAAGACCCGGAGCAAATGAAAGACGACAACTTGGGTTTAATTAGGCCCAGAGTCAGCTGAACTAAAATTCGCAGTTGCGGCTGTACAACAGTGATCCCCACCCTCCCACAGGAGCAGTCACCAAATAGGGCTGCTAATGAAAAACTAAAAGGTGTTATCATTTATCTTTACAGTTACCACCAGAGGAGTGCGACAAAGGGTTATGTTGCCCCTTCCCACCAAACAGCGCGCTGGAAACAACAGTACAGAGAAGACACACACCTACCGCAGGAAACCTGTTAAACACCGACCCGCACGTGAAGTGTCGTTTCGTTTTAGGCTcggaaaacaaacacaacatcATGAAACATCACTGTTCACAAACATAACCAAGAACTTAGGCGCGGAGTCACATCTGGGTTTTAAAATCTATTTAGATACAACATTTTAATTGTCTTCCTCTACATGTCAATTATTGGCACGCGGGCATATGCTTCAGGAACATACAAACCTTTGTAACAACTTTGAACGAGAATctacatatttaataaaaaaaggctGTGCTCCCTTAActaccctccttctcctccccgtGGCATTTCTATACCTTGCTGCCAAGAGGCTCAGTCCCGCTCCTGTTGATTTTAAGGAAGCAAGTCTTGGACCAGACCTGGAAAAAACGGAGCTATAACCTCAGTGGGAATTTCTAACCCTCTCAGAAGTGTTTTATACATCCAGAAGAGTATCCTCACAGAAGAGACATGAAAGACGAACTTCTATTACCATTTGGAGGGCAAAGGTCACCAGGGCTGTGTGAAGAGCTACAATACTCCTCATCTTTTtggtaatatatatatatatttttttatttttttttaagatgagtaTAACTTAACTTACACTAGCATTACAAAATGCATCCCAGGGAcaactttttcccctttgcatACTGCGTAAGAGAGTTTTCTGTATAAATAAAAACCGGTAAATGCTTTTGAATAAGCCagcagacagaaaacatcaggTTAAGTAGAGTACCAAAAAAGTATACTGTGGTTCCTTACTAAGCAGCAAGATTAGCAGCTGTAATTAATTCAGATTAATTAGATCTGAAGAATACACAATATTGAACATGAATCTatgtattttattgaaaaaaaataataaaaaaaaagataaaagggagAGTGAAATGCACTTTAAATTTTGTGAGCTGACACATTACCTGTTGCTAACGGAAAACCGTGGTTATACATTAAAGGTAAAATTCCGCTGTGTCCATATTGCAAGCTACAGATCCACAAAACCCAATTAAACAATGTCCCCAGGTGCGTGTGCGTAGGTGAAGTCTAACTGGTACCATTTAGCTGCCATAACCAGGAGAGGTTAGAGAGACACAGTCAGGCTCTCCTCTACTCGAGAGCTCCAACACATCCACAGCCCCATCAGGGCAGGGCTCTATTGCAACCGGAGCCTCCCAGTCGGTtgactggttttttttccctcacctgTGCAGTAGGATTTCCAGAAAAATTACACAGGAACACTTTGTCCTTAGGAAAATCCCACTGCGGCCGGTTCTGAACAATCCCTGCTTAAagacagcagggagggaaaggaccGCGCTTCACGAAACGGGCACCTTCCCTCGGCTTGGCAGCGGCCGCTGCCGTTTTCCTGCGCGGGAAAACTCCCTTTGGGAACCCAAATCACCCAAAGGAAGGCTCTACTGCGCACAGGTAACGCTATTTTCCCCAAGCGGCAGCTTTTCCTGAGTATTATCAATGCCCACTGATTTTTCACCACAAACTGCACTTCtttgcctgaaaaagaaataatcagacCGAATAGATGGATGCAgatctttatttttgtaagacAGAGTTATATTTACGGAGCGATTGCCCTGCCTCTGCGATCATTCTCAGCCGGGACACAGGATCAGTGCATGGGATATTTTAGTTACTCGTCTGCCTAATTAGTGTGTTGGCAGAAATGAGGAAGTGTGCGTTCCCAAGATACTTGAATCCAATGATGCAGAACTCCACTGACACACTGCAACAGGCTTCAGCTGGAGCCGAATTTTGCGGAGGTAAAAAGAATTTGTacactaaataaataatttctcgGTAAGATCAcaaatttaaatacaataaaaaccAGGCATAgcaaaaatagatgaaaaaaaacattctttgtaAAAACACCGTACGTGTGTGTTGGTCTTTTTTGTACATATACTTACATATACAAGTTGCAAACCACGTACGTCGCCCAATTTGGCGACGTCGCATTTCAAGCCCCACCAGACAGCACTTTACCACAGTTTGAATATGCAgttgtttcccccccaccccccaccccaatcactattttctgtgtttatataaTCAGTCTTCTCTCCTCACTTAGGGAAAGCCTTCCCAAAGTTTACTGTTGTTTTTATCTAACACATCAACTTCGTTTTAAAATCAGAGCCTCGGCAGTAAGCAACAGAGACCGTGTCGAAGGCGGTTCAGAGACTATTTTCCCTGTTCTATTTTGGGCCCATTCTGCGGAGATGGCATTTTCCAATATAAACGAGGATACGAGAGAGGTGCTTGCCATGGGTAAATCCTGAGCAAGCTTTACTTCATCATCTTTTTGGATTCTGGCTTCAAGTTTGCCAGTATAgccctttttcttctatttatttatttttgtccttttttgccTTGAAGCAGCAAACTACGGAACAGCACgtagtatttatttctgttcctgaCATACTATTGTTCTTGTTACAGAGACCAGATTTAGAGAAGCCACCGGCTGTAACTATCGCCGTGCGTCCTCGCCCGCTAAAACAGAATAATGGAGGGCACTCAAGCCAGATGcgaacaaaatgaaaaggaatgcaCAGCGTGGTATCTATATCAAAGGTGCAGTAAGATTCACTGCAAGGAAAAATTCAACTCTGCAACATGTTTAGGACTCACGAACTGGATAAAGGCAAACACCAAAGTCTTTTTACAATCCCTGAACGCCCTCCCAGGGATCCGAAaacttgattttggttttttttacacaaaaccCCTGACAAACTAAACCTGTAAATGGAGTGAGGGAGACGAAGTGATCAACTCAGAGCATCTAAGATCTTTCGAGTCCTGTATTCAAACTGAACATACCGGACCGAGACCACAAAGAAACGTTTCAGTCAAAACTTCTGGAAATGTGCGTGTCAATAGCTGCCTGGACCACTTTCTGCTTCAGCTCCATCACCTGcatggggcggcggggggggggtttgttcGACATGGCAAACAAGACCACCTAGGAGTTTTTGAGTCAGCGACGTCATGAAAACACCACACACAAGTCTTTTTGCGAGAAAAAGGGTATGCAAGGGAGAAAACAACTTAgaaccttgaaaaaaattaacaaacagaacaaaaatcctTTGGTACATCACCCTGGAGTCCACTGAAGAAAATCTTGTAAAAATCTCTAACAGATTTCCCTAGATTACTTCCCATCCTGCCTTTACGTGATATAATTTATTACATACCAGCGGAGCTTTGTTTTTAAGTGCTATTAAGCGATTCATATTATTTTTCAGGCTTTCCAAGGATAATTTTAACTAGTTCACATTTTTTCCTGATAACAGATTTTACGCAACGATGGAAACACGGAATACAAACGTTCCTGCAGATTCTACGTGTGCGCACCACGCTGCTCTTCAACGCGCAAAGAAACAGAGCGGCCAATGCCACAAGGAAGTCTGGACATCTTTAAACATCAGACAAAACAGAAAGCCCATTAGACTGTTAAATTTGTCTTAAGCTGTCCTTTTTTTCGTTGACAAATGCTCTCTGGTGATGTCACAGTGTGACAACACTACGACAAGTAGAAGACTgattattaaaagcagaaataaatcatTCTGAAAGTCAGCAGTGATGAGAGAGCTATAGTTCATCGTCAAACGCACGTAGCGAAAATATCATTAATGGAATTCTTTAGTGCGGTGCAGGTTCTAAGCTAGAAATGCAAtatcattatttaaattaattttggagAGCTCTCTCATTCCCGTGACAGATGTCATTATCCGTACAGTTTATCAGGTCCTTGGGAGAGTGGGGAGAGATCTACGCCAAGTGAAAAACAGggtacaagggaaaaaaagacaacaaaacgAGCGAAAATAAATTACAGGACTCAAAGATCATGATTTTAACTGGTCTGAAAAAGGGATCCCTGCAGAGTAGAACATACTGCCTGAGGAGTGCGGTCTTCTGATGCATCAGTGAACCTTAGATTCAGGCCAGTCATACACATCTGGCATGAAGGATTCATATTCGTAGGTCCAAACCTTTGATCGAATGTAACGGTTCTTGTCCGCAGGCTCAGGGTAATGGAAAGCCATGTTGTTTGCATACAAAAATTCCATAACCTGAAAAGTTAAACCACCGTGCAGTTTGTGCCTTTTACTACATTCATGTAACATCCACGCTTCCCCTGCAATACGTTTAGGACTCACAAACTGGACAAACACCAAAGTCTTTTTATAATCCCTGAATGTCTTACCAGGGAGCTGAAAACTGGATTTCAGAAACCAAAGGACCATAATTTTGGCCCATCATCATTGCCAAACGGAAGCATCCAACAAACCCAAGTTTTTTCTAAGTATCTTTTAGGAAAGGCACAAAGAACTGGGTATTTTGTGCCCAAGCGCCTAGTGTTCAAGGGTCATACGGTGCGATTCAGCAAGTTAACGTACACATAAAACACTCTTGGTACAATCCACTCTTATGCTTCATACTCACCTTGACAGCAATATAAATA
Encoded proteins:
- the ELAC1 gene encoding zinc phosphodiesterase ELAC protein 1 → MSMDITFLGTGSAYPSPTRGASALVLRQEGECWLFDCGEGTQTQFMKSHLRAGRITKIFITHLHGDHFFGLPGLLCTISLQSSPDPNKPPVDIYGPVGLRNFIWRSMELSHSQLLFPYTVHELVPTRDQCPAEEFKEFSYLDRGEVFPQGAQGRILHLDPLENSYLLVEDEQLVLKAFRLFHRIPSFGFVVEEKPRTGKLNVQKLKDLGVQPGPLYGKLKNGMAIVLENGVTISPSDVLEDPIPGRKICILGDCSGVVGDAAVKLCREADVLIHEATLDDTQEEKAREHGHSTPKMASDFAKLCKVKKLVLTHFSQRYKPAAQRGEGDADVTELKRQAEAALGGQEVTLAEDFMTIEIPMKK